One Thalassotalea atypica DNA window includes the following coding sequences:
- a CDS encoding class I SAM-dependent methyltransferase: MKIIKTLTAASLLTLTLAGAQTAYAHGDKEHATKMNQLSAAIAGDHRSDKNKARDMYRHPKETLEFFGFHSAMTVVEITPGGGWYTEILAPALKGKGKLYGAQYPDTGEDNYFSKSRKNLEKKLASNAVFSEVELTDFVPRKESTLAPAGTADLVLTFRNLHNWKDAGVEQVFKDAYKALKAGGVLGVVEHRLPEGSDPEKSRGYVSQSKTIAQAKAAGFKLAAKSEINANPKDLAQYKVWTLPPALANGEKDKEKYLAIGESDRMTLKFVKPKK; encoded by the coding sequence ATGAAAATAATAAAAACACTCACAGCAGCATCACTTTTAACATTGACATTAGCAGGTGCTCAAACCGCATATGCTCATGGTGATAAAGAGCACGCAACGAAAATGAACCAGTTGTCAGCAGCCATTGCCGGCGATCATCGTAGCGATAAGAATAAAGCCCGTGATATGTATCGCCACCCCAAAGAAACGTTGGAGTTCTTTGGTTTTCATTCGGCTATGACCGTGGTTGAAATCACACCTGGTGGTGGTTGGTATACTGAAATTCTGGCTCCAGCTTTAAAAGGAAAAGGAAAGTTATACGGCGCTCAGTACCCTGATACTGGAGAAGATAATTACTTCAGCAAATCTCGTAAGAATCTTGAGAAAAAATTAGCCAGTAACGCTGTATTTAGTGAAGTCGAATTAACTGATTTTGTTCCGCGTAAAGAAAGTACATTAGCCCCAGCGGGCACTGCCGATCTAGTACTAACTTTCCGTAATTTACATAACTGGAAAGATGCCGGCGTTGAACAGGTATTTAAAGACGCATACAAAGCACTAAAAGCTGGCGGAGTATTAGGTGTAGTAGAGCATCGTTTACCAGAAGGTAGTGACCCAGAAAAATCTCGTGGTTACGTTTCTCAAAGTAAAACAATTGCGCAAGCTAAAGCTGCTGGTTTTAAATTAGCGGCTAAAAGTGAAATTAATGCAAACCCTAAAGATCTTGCACAATATAAGGTCTGGACGTTACCACCAGCGCTTGCTAATGGTGAAAAAGACAAAGAAAAATATTTAGCGATCGGTGAAAGTGATCGTATGACTTTAAAGTTTGTTAAACCGAAAAAATAA
- the prmA gene encoding 50S ribosomal protein L11 methyltransferase encodes MPYIQLRLLANEENAEKFSDWLVASGSVAVTLLDLKDYNDTIHNSDTNPFGDAKDTPIYEPLPGDEVVYWENTIVMGLYDANQDMEKVVRYLKTIHPDKAEMQFKVEQLEDKDWEREWMDNFHPMKFGQRLWICPSWREVPEPEAVNVMLDPGLAFGTGTHPTTALCLTWLDGLDLTGKTVVDFGCGSGILSLAALKLGAEKVIGIDIDPQALQASLENAKRNKVEDRLELYLPQDQPTLKADIVVANILAGPLKELAPTIIEFVAEKGLLALSGVLEGQAAQLQTIYSKWCDMDAVKVQDEWVRLSGTRRKA; translated from the coding sequence ATGCCATATATTCAACTCAGGTTATTAGCGAATGAAGAAAATGCTGAAAAGTTCAGTGATTGGTTAGTGGCTAGTGGCTCGGTCGCTGTAACGCTTCTCGATTTGAAAGACTATAACGACACAATACATAATAGTGATACCAACCCGTTCGGCGATGCCAAAGATACACCTATCTATGAACCCTTACCCGGTGACGAGGTTGTGTATTGGGAAAACACCATTGTAATGGGGTTGTACGATGCCAATCAAGACATGGAAAAAGTTGTTCGTTATTTAAAGACAATTCATCCTGATAAAGCTGAAATGCAATTTAAAGTGGAACAACTTGAAGATAAAGATTGGGAACGCGAGTGGATGGACAACTTCCATCCGATGAAATTTGGTCAGCGGTTATGGATTTGTCCTAGTTGGCGTGAAGTGCCGGAGCCTGAGGCAGTAAATGTTATGTTAGATCCTGGTTTAGCCTTTGGCACCGGTACCCATCCAACAACTGCACTATGTTTAACTTGGTTGGACGGGTTAGATCTAACAGGAAAAACTGTCGTCGATTTTGGTTGTGGCTCAGGAATATTATCGTTAGCAGCATTAAAACTCGGTGCTGAAAAGGTGATTGGTATAGACATTGATCCACAAGCACTGCAAGCAAGCCTAGAAAATGCAAAGCGAAACAAAGTAGAAGACCGCTTAGAATTGTATTTGCCTCAAGATCAGCCCACCTTAAAAGCAGATATTGTGGTGGCCAATATCTTAGCAGGTCCGTTAAAGGAACTGGCGCCGACGATTATTGAGTTCGTCGCCGAAAAAGGCTTGCTTGCCTTATCTGGCGTGCTAGAAGGACAAGCTGCACAACTACAAACTATTTATAGTAAATGGTGCGACATGGATGCGGTTAAAGTTCAAGATGAGTGGGTTAGACTTTCAGGGACGCGTCGCAAGGCTTAA
- a CDS encoding RNA recognition motif domain-containing protein, with the protein MKSSQIFTAIVAAAILAVIGFFLANMFDANQQTVAVSIFIGALVSPFLSQLFNSNSSEQSSDIKTLYVGNLPYRANEAAVRNLFSEHGTVHSVRLMKDKHTGKRRGFGFVEMASADFENAISALNDSEFQQRTLKVREAKERPERTDDSE; encoded by the coding sequence ATGAAGTCTTCTCAAATCTTTACAGCCATTGTTGCTGCCGCTATTTTGGCAGTTATTGGCTTTTTCTTAGCTAACATGTTCGACGCGAATCAACAAACCGTCGCAGTTAGTATCTTTATTGGAGCATTGGTGTCTCCTTTCCTAAGCCAATTATTCAATTCAAATAGCAGTGAACAGTCAAGCGATATAAAAACACTTTATGTAGGTAACTTACCCTATCGTGCAAATGAGGCTGCTGTAAGAAACCTGTTTTCTGAACACGGAACTGTTCATTCTGTACGTTTAATGAAAGATAAACACACAGGTAAGCGACGAGGTTTTGGGTTTGTCGAAATGGCGTCGGCTGACTTTGAAAATGCAATTTCTGCGTTAAATGATTCAGAGTTTCAGCAGCGTACATTGAAAGTTCGTGAAGCCAAAGAAAGACCTGAACGTACTGACGACTCAGAATAG
- the fis gene encoding DNA-binding transcriptional regulator Fis has protein sequence MFEQNISSPFITNVNDIQAQSKASPLRTQAKIAIKNYLSQLNGNDVDDMYDLVLSEIEAPMLEEVMQYTRGNQTRAANLLGINRGTLRKKLKKYGMN, from the coding sequence ATGTTTGAACAAAATATTTCTTCTCCGTTCATTACCAATGTTAACGATATTCAAGCGCAATCAAAGGCATCACCTTTGCGTACACAAGCTAAAATAGCGATCAAAAACTATTTGTCACAACTAAATGGTAATGACGTTGATGATATGTATGACCTTGTACTGTCAGAAATTGAAGCGCCAATGCTTGAAGAAGTAATGCAGTATACTCGCGGTAACCAAACACGTGCAGCGAACTTATTAGGTATCAACCGTGGTACACTTCGTAAGAAGCTTAAAAAATACGGTATGAATTAA
- the purH gene encoding bifunctional phosphoribosylaminoimidazolecarboxamide formyltransferase/IMP cyclohydrolase has protein sequence MDTPRPIKRALLSVSDKTGIVEFARVLAQKGVELLSTGGTAKLLADNGINVTEVSNYTGHPEIMDGRVKTLHPKVHGGILARRGMDEAVMAENNIDAIDMVVVNLYPFANTVANQDCSLEDAIENIDIGGPTMVRAAAKNHKDVTIIVNAHDYKRVLAEMDANDDSLTYSTRFDLAIAAYEHTASYDGMIANYFGQMLPAHGSEESTPNFEEKKQFPRTFNSQFVKKQDLRYGENSHQAAAFYVEANPEEASVSTASQLQGKALSYNNIADTDAALECVKEFDEPACVIVKHANPCGVAIGDNILAAYESAFTTDPTSAFGGIIAFNRELDADTAEAIVSRQFVEVIIAPSISDAAAQIVAAKPNVRLLECGQWDTKTTGVDYKRVNGGLLIQDRDQGRVAESDLKVVTKRQPTTEEMRDLQFCWKVAKYVKSNAIVYVKNSMTIGVGAGQMSRVYSAKVAGIKAADENLEVKGSVMASDAFFPFRDGLDAAAEAGITAVIQPGGSMRDDEVIAAADEHGIAMVFTGMRHFRH, from the coding sequence ATGGATACCCCACGCCCAATCAAACGTGCACTTTTAAGTGTTTCTGATAAAACTGGTATTGTAGAATTCGCTCGCGTATTAGCGCAAAAAGGTGTTGAACTTCTTTCAACTGGCGGTACTGCAAAATTATTGGCAGATAATGGTATTAACGTCACTGAAGTGTCGAACTACACAGGCCACCCTGAAATAATGGACGGTCGCGTAAAAACCCTTCACCCTAAAGTGCATGGTGGTATTTTAGCGCGTCGTGGTATGGACGAAGCAGTGATGGCTGAAAACAACATCGATGCTATCGATATGGTTGTTGTTAACTTGTACCCATTTGCTAATACCGTGGCAAACCAAGATTGTTCATTGGAAGATGCCATCGAAAATATCGATATTGGCGGCCCAACCATGGTGCGTGCTGCGGCAAAAAACCACAAAGATGTTACTATTATTGTTAATGCTCATGACTATAAACGTGTATTAGCGGAAATGGATGCCAACGATGATTCATTAACCTACAGTACACGTTTTGATTTAGCGATTGCTGCATATGAACATACAGCAAGTTATGACGGTATGATTGCCAATTACTTTGGCCAAATGTTACCTGCCCATGGTAGCGAAGAAAGCACGCCGAACTTTGAAGAAAAGAAACAATTCCCACGTACATTCAATAGCCAGTTCGTTAAGAAGCAAGATTTACGTTATGGTGAAAACTCTCACCAAGCCGCTGCTTTTTATGTCGAAGCAAATCCTGAAGAAGCATCAGTTTCTACTGCATCTCAACTTCAAGGTAAAGCACTATCATATAACAATATAGCTGATACCGATGCGGCTTTAGAATGTGTAAAAGAATTTGATGAGCCAGCCTGCGTTATTGTGAAGCATGCAAACCCTTGTGGTGTTGCTATTGGCGACAATATTTTAGCGGCTTATGAAAGTGCGTTTACGACAGATCCTACTTCAGCATTTGGCGGTATCATTGCCTTTAACCGTGAGTTAGATGCGGACACCGCTGAAGCGATCGTTTCGCGTCAGTTTGTAGAAGTGATTATCGCGCCAAGTATTTCGGACGCGGCGGCACAAATTGTCGCGGCTAAGCCAAATGTTCGCTTATTAGAGTGTGGACAATGGGATACTAAGACTACAGGTGTTGACTATAAACGTGTTAACGGTGGTTTGTTGATTCAAGATCGTGATCAAGGTCGCGTTGCAGAAAGTGACTTGAAAGTTGTCACTAAACGTCAACCAACGACAGAAGAAATGCGTGATTTACAATTCTGTTGGAAAGTCGCTAAATACGTGAAATCAAATGCTATTGTTTACGTTAAGAATAGCATGACCATCGGCGTTGGAGCTGGCCAAATGAGCCGTGTTTACTCCGCTAAAGTGGCGGGCATAAAGGCGGCCGATGAAAACTTGGAAGTGAAAGGCTCTGTTATGGCTTCTGATGCATTCTTCCCGTTCCGTGATGGTTTAGATGCAGCCGCCGAAGCGGGTATTACTGCGGTAATTCAACCTGGTGGGTCCATGCGCGATGACGAAGTTATTGCTGCGGCAGACGAGCACGGTATTGCTATGGTGTTCACAGGTATGCGCCACTTCCGTCACTAA
- the dusB gene encoding tRNA dihydrouridine synthase DusB, with protein sequence MKIGTYQLKSNVILAPMAGITDKPFRQLCCQLGAGLAVSEMLSANPKVWKTEKSKLRMVHSAEAGIRSVQIAGSDPDEMAFAAQVNVESGAQIIDINMGCPAKKVNKKLAGSALLKEPAQVEQIVKSVVNAVNVPVTLKIRTGWCENTRNGIEIAKIAELNGIQSLAVHGRTRNDFYKGNAEYDTIKAIKKAVSIPVVANGDIDSAEKAEQVLAYTNADAIMIGRAAQGKPWIFREINHFLETGKHLSAPSLDEVRSILLEHVKELHQFYGDFMGVRIARKHVSWYMQRHDQQKTFRSIFNALESTSEQLEALNMYFDNLTK encoded by the coding sequence GTGAAGATAGGTACATATCAGCTAAAAAGTAATGTAATACTTGCGCCAATGGCCGGTATTACTGATAAGCCTTTTAGACAACTTTGTTGTCAATTAGGTGCTGGATTAGCAGTGTCTGAAATGTTGTCAGCCAATCCGAAAGTATGGAAAACGGAAAAGTCAAAGCTCAGAATGGTACATAGTGCTGAAGCAGGAATTCGCTCAGTACAAATCGCCGGCTCTGATCCTGACGAAATGGCATTTGCAGCTCAGGTTAATGTAGAAAGTGGCGCTCAAATTATTGATATCAATATGGGGTGTCCGGCCAAAAAAGTGAACAAAAAGCTAGCGGGCTCTGCGTTACTAAAAGAACCGGCACAGGTTGAGCAAATCGTTAAATCGGTGGTCAATGCTGTCAACGTTCCAGTTACGCTTAAAATTAGAACCGGCTGGTGTGAAAACACTCGAAATGGTATCGAAATTGCAAAAATTGCAGAACTCAATGGTATTCAATCACTAGCAGTTCATGGCCGTACGCGTAATGACTTTTATAAAGGCAACGCAGAGTACGACACCATTAAAGCGATTAAAAAAGCGGTTTCTATTCCAGTAGTGGCAAATGGAGATATTGACTCTGCTGAAAAAGCTGAGCAAGTGTTAGCTTATACTAATGCAGATGCGATCATGATTGGTCGGGCTGCACAAGGTAAGCCTTGGATTTTTAGAGAAATAAATCATTTTCTAGAAACTGGTAAACACTTATCGGCTCCCTCATTGGACGAGGTTCGCTCAATTTTACTTGAGCATGTAAAAGAATTGCACCAATTTTATGGTGACTTTATGGGGGTGAGAATCGCCCGTAAGCATGTTTCTTGGTACATGCAGCGTCATGACCAACAGAAAACGTTTCGATCAATATTTAATGCACTCGAATCGACTAGCGAGCAGCTTGAGGCATTAAATATGTATTTTGATAATTTAACTAAATAA
- the purD gene encoding phosphoribosylamine--glycine ligase has translation MNVLVIGSGGREHALAWKAAQSNNVSKVFVAPGNAGTATEEKLENIAISVSDIPALIDFAKQENIGLTIVGPEQPLVDGVVDAFQAEGLAIFGPSAKAAQLEGSKSFTKDFLARHNIPTGAYQNFTEIEPALAYVRQQGAPIVVKADGLAAGKGVIVALTLQEAEDAIKDMLAGNAFGDAGHRVVIEEFLEGEEASFIVMVDGKNILPFATSQDHKRAYNEDKGPNTGGMGAYSPAPVVTSEIHERVMNEVIIPTVEGMAKEEAPYTGFLYAGLMIAADGTPKVIEYNCRFGDPETQPIMMRLKSDLVELCLAACNESLDQSTIEFDSRAAVGVVLAAGGYPGSYEKGDVIFGLNTNTLEDRKTFHAGTALKDGQVVTSGGRVLCATALGDNVTQAQQAAYELLHQISWDKVEFRTDIAYRAISREQN, from the coding sequence ATGAACGTATTGGTTATTGGTAGTGGTGGTCGTGAACATGCACTTGCATGGAAAGCGGCGCAATCAAACAATGTATCTAAAGTATTCGTAGCGCCAGGTAATGCCGGCACAGCTACAGAAGAGAAGTTGGAAAATATTGCTATCAGTGTTTCTGATATTCCAGCACTTATTGATTTTGCTAAGCAAGAAAACATTGGGCTGACTATTGTCGGCCCAGAACAACCTCTTGTCGATGGTGTTGTAGACGCTTTTCAGGCTGAAGGTCTTGCTATTTTTGGGCCTAGTGCAAAAGCTGCGCAACTTGAAGGCTCAAAATCTTTCACTAAGGACTTCCTCGCTCGTCATAATATTCCAACAGGTGCTTATCAGAACTTCACTGAAATAGAACCAGCACTGGCTTATGTTCGTCAGCAAGGTGCGCCAATAGTCGTAAAAGCCGACGGCCTAGCGGCAGGTAAAGGTGTCATTGTCGCACTGACACTTCAAGAAGCTGAAGACGCCATCAAAGATATGTTGGCCGGTAATGCGTTCGGTGATGCAGGTCACCGCGTTGTAATTGAAGAGTTTTTGGAAGGCGAAGAAGCAAGCTTTATTGTCATGGTAGATGGCAAAAATATATTGCCTTTCGCAACAAGCCAAGATCATAAGCGTGCTTACAATGAAGATAAAGGCCCTAATACAGGTGGCATGGGTGCATATTCTCCAGCGCCGGTGGTGACTTCTGAAATTCATGAACGTGTAATGAACGAAGTTATTATTCCTACTGTAGAAGGAATGGCCAAAGAAGAGGCGCCATATACTGGTTTCTTGTACGCAGGTTTGATGATAGCAGCGGACGGTACACCTAAAGTAATTGAATACAATTGCCGTTTTGGTGACCCAGAGACGCAGCCAATTATGATGCGATTAAAATCGGATCTTGTTGAGCTTTGTTTAGCTGCATGTAATGAATCATTAGATCAATCAACGATTGAGTTTGATTCAAGAGCTGCAGTAGGTGTTGTTCTAGCTGCAGGTGGTTACCCAGGAAGTTACGAAAAAGGCGATGTCATTTTCGGGTTGAACACTAATACCCTTGAAGATCGTAAAACTTTTCATGCTGGCACAGCATTAAAGGATGGACAAGTTGTCACCTCGGGCGGTCGAGTACTTTGTGCTACTGCGCTAGGTGATAACGTAACCCAAGCACAGCAAGCAGCTTATGAATTATTACACCAGATCTCATGGGATAAAGTAGAGTTTAGAACTGATATTGCTTATCGAGCAATATCACGAGAGCAAAATTAG